Proteins found in one bacterium genomic segment:
- a CDS encoding ABC transporter substrate-binding protein/permease: MSKKLFNEIFFIFSLFFILSLPLKVLFSAEKPVLERIKERGSLIWGADAEGGAPYIFPDPGNPEQYIGFEVDLAEAIANKLGVKAKHGQNAWDGLVPALERGDFDIAMNGIEITDQRKEKILFSKPYYVYVEQLVVRKEEEKINDVNDLKGKKVGTLSGTVAQDILQNLGGVDVRIYPGQVEPYEDLAIGRIDAVLLDLPIAAFYGKPNPKLKYAGKPMGEGLYGICIRQEDEDLKIKIDEILAELLKSGELKKIYEKWDLWNDAQDKLFEKIQVESGYADLEKSRKAPVYTFLPSLFKGAGITIVVSVVSMALAVTIGLFLTLIRLYGRPPLTYLSTAYIEIYRGTPLLIQLYIIYYGLPNIGISLSPILAAFIGLGMNYAAYEAELYRAGISAIPKGQMEAALSLGMSRNLAIRKIILPQALKIALPGITNDFIALFKDSSLVSIIAMVELTKTFSIHAASTLRYFELGLITALLYFGMSYPLSIMARRLEGRLKRKK; encoded by the coding sequence ATGTCTAAAAAATTATTTAATGAAATATTTTTTATTTTTTCTCTATTTTTTATTTTAAGTTTGCCGCTAAAGGTGTTATTCAGCGCTGAAAAACCGGTATTGGAAAGGATTAAGGAACGCGGTTCACTTATATGGGGGGCGGACGCGGAGGGCGGGGCGCCTTATATTTTCCCGGATCCTGGAAATCCCGAACAGTATATAGGTTTTGAAGTTGATCTCGCGGAGGCGATTGCCAATAAATTAGGCGTCAAGGCGAAACACGGGCAGAACGCGTGGGACGGGCTTGTCCCGGCGCTTGAGCGCGGCGATTTTGATATCGCGATGAACGGCATTGAAATCACGGACCAGCGCAAGGAAAAGATTTTATTTTCAAAACCTTATTATGTTTATGTTGAACAACTGGTGGTCCGGAAGGAAGAAGAAAAAATAAATGACGTTAATGACCTTAAAGGCAAAAAAGTCGGGACGCTTTCCGGCACTGTCGCGCAGGACATTCTTCAGAATTTGGGAGGAGTTGATGTCCGGATATATCCGGGCCAGGTTGAACCTTATGAAGACCTTGCCATCGGAAGGATTGACGCGGTGCTTCTGGACCTGCCGATCGCGGCGTTTTACGGGAAACCCAATCCAAAACTGAAATACGCGGGAAAGCCGATGGGAGAAGGTTTATACGGGATATGCATCCGGCAGGAGGATGAGGATTTAAAAATTAAGATCGATGAAATCCTCGCTGAGCTTCTTAAATCGGGTGAATTAAAAAAGATATATGAAAAATGGGATTTATGGAATGATGCCCAAGATAAGCTTTTTGAAAAAATACAGGTTGAAAGCGGTTACGCAGATTTAGAAAAAAGCCGGAAGGCCCCTGTTTACACATTTTTGCCGTCTTTATTCAAGGGCGCCGGAATAACAATTGTTGTTTCGGTTGTCTCAATGGCATTAGCCGTTACAATCGGGTTATTTCTTACTTTGATACGTTTATACGGCCGGCCTCCATTGACTTATTTATCAACCGCGTATATTGAAATTTACCGCGGGACTCCGCTTTTAATCCAGCTTTATATTATTTATTACGGCCTTCCGAATATCGGTATTTCATTAAGCCCGATACTTGCCGCTTTTATCGGTCTTGGAATGAATTACGCGGCTTATGAAGCTGAACTTTACAGGGCGGGGATTTCGGCAATCCCAAAAGGCCAGATGGAGGCCGCTCTGTCCCTGGGTATGTCCCGGAACCTCGCGATACGGAAAATAATTTTACCCCAGGCGTTAAAGATTGCGCTTCCGGGAATTACAAATGATTTCATAGCGCTTTTCAAAGATTCATCCCTTGTTTCGATTATCGCGATGGTTGAATTGACAAAGACTTTCAGTATCCACGCGGCATCGACACTGAGGTATTTTGAACTGGGACTGATAACGGCGCTTTTATATTTTGGAATGAGTTATCCTCTGTCGATTATGGCGAGAAGGCTGGAAGGCAGGTTAAAAAGAAAAAAGTAG
- a CDS encoding ABC transporter ATP-binding protein/permease: MPPIIEIKNLNKSFTSYNYFGFKTEITTALSGINLDIEEGRCYGLLGPNGAGKTTLLKIISTLILPDNGTVAVKGHELNKHDEKIKSLIGLVANEERSFYWRLTGIQNLEFFAGLYGLNKKESGARIKDLFDLFKIDYGERRFDSYSAGMKRKMAFVRALIHNPQILLLDEPMENLDYNSVEEMKKYVKILINNGKTIILATHHLHEAGELCDLFIVIHKGRICGSGTKSELGTRANCSGKNLADIYLELTKNVYPVRENRQLQADNSSKATSTQLETEHNKSDSVKENFSDKSNEYFLKELTQTVKGRSSLTGLREVYSLIKKDFLLETSYKLNFLMNVFTTGITLLTYFFIDRLFGHRITPYMEEFGVNYFSYVLLSMAFFNFIGTGIGSFSYQIRNEQMQGTLESLLVTPANIYVIILGMGLWNFIFAVLDVLIYFLSGQFLFRIDFSNINIFSSLVVLVLTVISFSCLGIISASFIMVFKRGNPAGWLLNTLEGLVGGVYFPVNVMPQFLQNLANLFPVTYAIKAMELSVYKGYPLYRIQKECAILLIFSVFLVPLAKFSFRYALDTARKQGSLIQY; encoded by the coding sequence ATGCCCCCAATAATCGAAATAAAAAACCTGAACAAGAGTTTTACCTCGTATAATTATTTTGGATTTAAAACAGAAATCACAACCGCGCTTTCAGGCATAAATCTTGATATTGAAGAAGGCAGATGTTACGGGTTGTTAGGCCCGAACGGCGCCGGCAAAACCACTCTTTTAAAAATAATATCCACATTAATCCTCCCGGATAATGGTACTGTGGCCGTAAAAGGCCATGAGTTAAACAAACATGATGAGAAGATCAAGTCCTTGATAGGCCTTGTGGCAAATGAGGAAAGAAGTTTTTACTGGAGGCTTACCGGGATCCAGAATTTGGAATTTTTCGCCGGTTTATATGGTTTAAATAAAAAGGAAAGCGGGGCCAGAATAAAAGATCTTTTTGATTTGTTTAAAATAGATTACGGTGAACGAAGGTTTGATTCTTATTCCGCGGGAATGAAAAGAAAAATGGCTTTTGTCAGGGCGCTTATCCATAATCCCCAAATCCTTCTTCTGGATGAACCAATGGAAAATCTGGATTACAATTCAGTGGAAGAGATGAAGAAGTATGTAAAAATTCTTATAAATAACGGCAAAACGATAATCCTCGCCACTCATCATTTGCATGAAGCCGGGGAACTCTGTGATTTGTTTATTGTAATTCATAAGGGTAGAATATGCGGGTCAGGGACAAAAAGCGAACTTGGAACCCGGGCGAATTGCAGCGGAAAAAATCTGGCGGATATTTACCTGGAGCTCACAAAAAATGTTTACCCCGTTAGAGAAAACCGCCAGCTTCAAGCTGATAATAGTTCAAAAGCGACTTCAACACAATTAGAAACTGAGCATAACAAGAGTGATTCAGTAAAAGAAAATTTTTCTGACAAGAGCAACGAGTATTTTCTTAAGGAATTAACGCAAACTGTTAAAGGACGAAGTTCTCTAACGGGGCTTAGAGAAGTATATTCCTTGATAAAAAAAGATTTTCTGCTGGAAACAAGTTATAAGCTGAATTTCCTGATGAATGTTTTTACCACGGGAATTACATTATTGACGTATTTTTTTATCGACAGGCTGTTCGGCCATAGAATTACGCCTTATATGGAGGAATTCGGCGTGAATTATTTTTCTTATGTGCTTTTAAGTATGGCGTTTTTTAATTTCATCGGGACAGGTATCGGTTCTTTTTCCTACCAAATAAGAAATGAACAGATGCAGGGAACCCTGGAATCCCTGTTGGTTACGCCCGCCAATATTTATGTGATAATCCTTGGGATGGGTTTATGGAATTTTATTTTCGCCGTGCTGGATGTTTTGATTTATTTTCTTTCAGGGCAGTTTTTATTCAGGATAGATTTTTCAAATATAAATATTTTCTCAAGTTTAGTGGTCCTTGTGCTTACGGTTATTTCTTTCTCGTGCCTTGGAATAATTTCGGCCAGTTTTATCATGGTTTTTAAAAGGGGTAATCCGGCCGGGTGGCTGCTGAACACACTGGAAGGTTTGGTCGGCGGGGTCTATTTCCCTGTTAACGTGATGCCGCAGTTCCTTCAAAACCTCGCAAACTTGTTCCCGGTAACCTATGCGATTAAAGCCATGGAACTCTCGGTTTACAAGGGTTACCCGTTATACCGGATACAAAAAGAATGCGCGATTCTTTTAATATTTTCTGTTTTTCTTGTCCCCCTTGCCAAATTTTCATTCAGGTATGCCCTGGATACCGCGCGGAAACAGGGAAGCCTTATTCAATATTAA
- a CDS encoding Ig-like domain-containing protein yields the protein MREKVVLSNQEGFGLIELLVAMTVLITLVLGLEILYINTLRMTQKNKIKNQAQVLARKTMEEYKSLDFTKLKAIDGGVIDGRTDNIPGTGFEQQITVDFVDQDWADEDGDGDQIELVKTDNETNIMRLRVVISDKKSPKRIDDIILESLVSSGGHTNLPQFKITASPEITNEGNIIITVLASEALDPSAASGNPIDVSILFPDGTNSGNIFTSGAFTPTGTPNEWRGFFTVTDDGNPIHNPGDTVEGNATITVKGRNMPGQVVGLWGIEKKGVLIDTYDPTYRNLVPSPSSSLGDRRPLISVIFKDEGNPSYSGPNVPKPSLLDPDSLIITINGNPLSGEELANISKITQATDGSLNEYELKINYTPGTDLLDGSYVVNLTISDIAGNAATASTDFTITGPSSPDNVKPVIYASAPVNTVTGQISTDPAVPAILTDLRPTISAVLEDHPHVCDSCTCATEGASGIDPSSVVLKLDGAPVSHTYSGGLVYFTPPSDLTMDYVYEVILDAKDNGLDFTDNTGTGGPDGDKDDTADNINETTYGVDINGDGTLNVLNGVWEHPNYADQAKWYFKITTHPVITSVYPANGQNNIALNSEIIVYFNKEMDVQSIKDGLSVIGSSSGDITSALLSQSTNWSSLNKTITFNDNQADIFQNNETYTFTINTTARDTDGLNMEIAYTWMLSTPDTLPPVFWHNDHTPPPNGQIRNTAVTIRARVKDNVNLPQNKVFLYYQNKIDDGFGGWTWSRWYNAQMTFLSWNETNKDAEFSAIIDPSYVTIPSILPEGMIQYYFKAEDAASNISYFDMVSVDGNYTSSPTNPYSFTIGPPPFIFFDDYDGGIMGNYTGTWTHYKNGFLGVDDWQVGPPQAKGGTYRGNPDPGSAHSGANCYGNDLTGDGDYEPNSENYLVSPVIDCTGHTNIYLTYYRWLNVDKRGRDKAYVDINNGGGWFRLFENSTDTATVDNSWIKETIDISTWANNKPNVQIRFELKSNGSNNYSGWNIDDITIKEGL from the coding sequence ATGAGGGAAAAAGTTGTCCTTTCCAATCAAGAAGGATTTGGTTTAATTGAACTTCTTGTCGCGATGACTGTCCTGATTACACTTGTTTTAGGCCTGGAAATTTTGTATATAAATACACTGCGGATGACACAAAAAAACAAGATAAAGAATCAGGCGCAGGTACTGGCGCGAAAAACAATGGAGGAATACAAGTCCCTGGATTTTACGAAACTAAAAGCTATTGACGGGGGCGTAATTGACGGCCGTACCGACAATATACCGGGTACCGGTTTTGAACAGCAGATCACTGTGGATTTTGTTGACCAGGACTGGGCTGATGAGGACGGTGACGGCGATCAAATAGAACTTGTTAAAACCGACAACGAAACAAACATTATGAGGCTGAGGGTGGTAATATCGGATAAAAAATCACCTAAAAGAATAGACGATATTATCCTTGAAAGCCTGGTTTCATCCGGCGGCCACACTAACCTGCCCCAGTTTAAAATTACTGCCAGTCCCGAAATTACAAATGAAGGCAATATAATTATTACAGTCCTTGCTTCAGAAGCTCTCGACCCGTCGGCTGCTTCCGGCAACCCGATAGACGTAAGCATACTTTTCCCCGACGGGACAAACAGCGGTAATATTTTTACTTCAGGGGCGTTTACGCCAACAGGGACACCAAATGAATGGAGAGGTTTTTTTACTGTCACAGACGACGGCAATCCTATACATAACCCGGGTGATACCGTGGAAGGCAACGCAACGATAACTGTTAAAGGCAGAAATATGCCGGGACAGGTCGTGGGATTATGGGGCATAGAGAAAAAAGGGGTCCTTATTGATACTTATGATCCTACCTATCGTAATCTGGTCCCTTCCCCGAGCAGTTCACTGGGCGACCGGAGGCCGTTAATTTCTGTTATATTTAAAGATGAGGGGAACCCGAGTTACAGCGGGCCAAATGTTCCAAAACCAAGCCTGCTTGACCCTGACTCCCTGATAATCACAATAAATGGAAACCCATTGTCAGGTGAGGAGCTTGCAAATATAAGTAAAATCACACAGGCGACAGACGGAAGCCTGAATGAATATGAATTAAAAATAAATTACACCCCGGGCACAGACTTATTGGATGGGTCTTATGTTGTTAACTTGACGATATCCGATATCGCCGGAAATGCCGCGACAGCTTCGACAGACTTTACTATTACAGGCCCAAGTTCTCCTGATAATGTAAAACCGGTAATATATGCAAGTGCTCCGGTTAACACGGTTACAGGGCAAATATCAACGGATCCCGCGGTGCCAGCTATTCTCACAGACTTACGCCCGACTATATCCGCTGTCCTGGAAGACCATCCTCATGTTTGCGACAGTTGCACTTGCGCTACTGAAGGCGCTTCAGGGATAGACCCTTCTTCCGTTGTGTTAAAATTGGACGGGGCCCCCGTCAGCCATACATATTCCGGCGGGCTTGTATATTTTACACCGCCTTCCGATTTGACAATGGATTATGTTTATGAAGTAATACTGGATGCTAAAGATAACGGGTTGGATTTTACCGACAATACGGGAACAGGGGGACCTGACGGGGATAAAGACGATACCGCGGACAATATTAATGAAACAACCTATGGCGTGGATATTAACGGCGACGGAACATTGAATGTTCTAAACGGTGTATGGGAACATCCAAATTACGCCGACCAGGCCAAATGGTATTTTAAGATAACGACCCATCCGGTAATAACGTCGGTTTACCCCGCAAACGGCCAGAACAATATCGCTTTAAATTCCGAAATAATAGTATATTTCAATAAAGAAATGGATGTTCAGTCAATAAAGGACGGGCTTTCTGTTATAGGAAGCTCGAGCGGGGATATTACTTCCGCGCTATTGTCCCAGAGTACAAACTGGTCATCCCTGAACAAAACCATAACATTTAATGATAACCAGGCAGATATTTTTCAAAATAATGAAACTTATACTTTTACCATTAATACCACAGCCAGGGATACCGACGGCCTTAACATGGAAATTGCGTATACCTGGATGCTTTCAACACCGGATACCCTGCCCCCTGTTTTCTGGCACAATGACCACACCCCGCCCCCGAACGGGCAGATCAGGAATACGGCAGTTACAATCCGCGCGCGCGTAAAGGATAATGTTAATCTGCCTCAAAACAAGGTTTTTCTTTATTATCAAAATAAAATAGATGACGGGTTTGGCGGGTGGACATGGAGCAGATGGTATAACGCGCAGATGACATTTTTAAGCTGGAACGAAACAAATAAAGACGCCGAATTCAGCGCGATTATTGACCCAAGTTATGTAACTATTCCCAGTATTCTGCCGGAAGGCATGATACAATACTATTTTAAGGCTGAAGATGCGGCGTCAAACATTTCTTATTTCGATATGGTAAGTGTGGATGGAAATTATACATCCTCGCCGACAAACCCTTATAGTTTTACAATCGGCCCGCCTCCTTTTATATTTTTTGACGACTATGACGGAGGGATTATGGGTAATTATACAGGGACGTGGACGCATTATAAAAACGGTTTTCTCGGGGTCGATGACTGGCAGGTCGGTCCGCCCCAGGCAAAAGGCGGCACATACCGCGGCAACCCGGATCCCGGCAGCGCCCATTCAGGGGCTAATTGTTATGGAAATGATTTAACAGGTGACGGCGATTATGAGCCCAACTCCGAAAATTATTTAGTGTCCCCTGTTATTGACTGCACGGGGCATACCAATATTTATTTGACATACTACCGCTGGTTAAACGTTGATAAACGTGGAAGGGATAAGGCGTATGTGGACATAAATAATGGCGGCGGCTGGTTCAGGCTGTTTGAAAACAGCACGGACACCGCGACCGTTGACAACAGCTGGATCAAAGAAACAATCGATATTTCCACCTGGGCGAATAATAAACCCAATGTGCAAATAAGGTTTGAACTTAAAAGCAACGGCAGCAACAATTACAGCGGCTGGAATATTGATGATATAACAATCAAGGAAGGATTATAA
- a CDS encoding DUF167 domain-containing protein, with product MKKINIKVIPNARKNSVSEEDGIFKVRVTAPAVDGKANKAVIEVLSEFYQVKKRDIKIIRGEKSREKLIEISPNKN from the coding sequence ATGAAAAAAATAAATATCAAAGTCATTCCCAACGCTCGCAAGAACAGTGTTTCGGAAGAAGACGGCATTTTTAAAGTACGAGTGACGGCGCCGGCGGTTGACGGCAAGGCGAACAAAGCGGTTATTGAAGTCCTAAGCGAATTTTACCAGGTCAAAAAACGGGACATTAAGATTATTCGCGGCGAAAAATCCCGCGAAAAACTTATTGAAATATCTCCAAATAAGAATTAA
- a CDS encoding DUF2141 domain-containing protein, with protein sequence MKKIYLITIFLLFNSIISANDLSGTIRVVITDFRNDKGSLKIALFNSKEGFPDNGKKAFIKEKTTIRDKKAEFIFNDIPYGIYAVSIYHDENGNDKLDSNFLGIPKEGYGASNNPNPSMRPPRFDEAKFKLDSASLNIEIKAQY encoded by the coding sequence ATGAAAAAGATTTATCTGATAACTATCTTTTTACTATTTAATTCGATTATTTCGGCTAATGATTTATCGGGAACAATAAGAGTTGTTATAACTGATTTCAGAAATGACAAAGGATCTCTGAAAATCGCATTGTTTAACTCTAAAGAAGGTTTTCCTGATAATGGTAAAAAGGCATTTATAAAAGAAAAAACAACAATAAGAGACAAGAAAGCAGAATTTATTTTTAATGATATACCCTATGGAATATATGCGGTTTCTATTTACCATGACGAAAATGGAAATGATAAATTAGACAGCAATTTTTTAGGTATTCCGAAAGAAGGCTATGGGGCTTCCAATAATCCGAATCCTTCCATGCGCCCCCCGAGATTTGATGAGGCAAAATTCAAATTAGATTCAGCCAGTTTGAATATAGAAATAAAAGCCCAGTATTAA
- a CDS encoding prepilin-type N-terminal cleavage/methylation domain-containing protein, whose product MLNYANKHRQKGISLMELMVAIGIFSIVMAMATGIFQYFFKTKRKIDVKHTLQSQIKLGLDMMCKDLREMTMLIDNEFKPLTRNMPSGANNDVDITNTGTVDDDNDGDSYCNEDPIGDMDNPNTPEIDESGDGNPDDDADGTIDEDDIDLDSNDSIIFNDYDVSGRAAAEGLAPGVLYTSNVIDDDNDGQTNEDTVIDATDNDMDGFDGEDPDHGIGIGYKVRYRILNGNLIRENITLGTSKTLVENVVGLSIICRDDTEKTVNINASIGNVRSIEVIIAVSRDNALEYLSSKVYPRILQPGGG is encoded by the coding sequence ATGCTCAATTATGCAAACAAACACCGTCAAAAAGGAATTTCTCTAATGGAATTAATGGTGGCTATAGGTATATTTTCAATTGTTATGGCCATGGCCACGGGAATATTCCAGTATTTTTTCAAGACAAAAAGGAAAATAGATGTAAAACATACCCTCCAGAGCCAGATAAAATTAGGGCTGGACATGATGTGTAAAGATTTAAGGGAAATGACAATGCTTATTGACAATGAATTCAAGCCATTGACGAGAAACATGCCAAGCGGCGCAAATAATGATGTCGATATTACAAACACGGGAACAGTGGATGACGATAATGACGGTGACAGTTATTGCAATGAGGACCCCATCGGGGACATGGATAATCCCAACACGCCGGAAATCGATGAAAGCGGCGACGGCAATCCCGACGACGATGCTGACGGGACTATTGACGAAGATGATATAGACCTTGATTCCAACGATTCAATAATATTCAATGACTATGATGTATCCGGTCGGGCCGCCGCCGAAGGGTTGGCCCCGGGAGTCCTCTATACATCAAATGTTATCGATGACGATAATGACGGCCAGACGAACGAAGATACGGTTATCGATGCCACAGATAACGATATGGATGGATTTGACGGCGAAGATCCCGACCATGGCATCGGCATTGGTTATAAAGTAAGATACCGTATTTTAAACGGGAATTTAATAAGAGAAAATATAACTCTCGGTACCAGCAAGACTTTAGTTGAAAATGTTGTGGGACTTAGCATCATATGCCGGGACGACACGGAAAAAACTGTTAATATTAATGCCAGCATTGGAAATGTCCGGAGCATAGAAGTAATAATTGCCGTATCCAGGGATAATGCGCTTGAATATCTGAGTTCTAAAGTCTATCCCCGGATATTACAGCCTGGAGGTGGATAA
- a CDS encoding amino acid ABC transporter ATP-binding protein yields MITVKNLHKSYHHHHLFKGISLDIKKGEVVAFIGPSGSGKSTFLRCVNGLEYFQKGEVIVDGIELHSINRINPTKEDLEAIRKIRLKVGMVFQQFNLFPHMTVLENIIEAPVRVLGADKNTASENALTLLRRINLENKVNCHPEDLSGGEQQRVAIVRALAMKPEAMLFDEPTSSLDPEMVGEVLSVIKDLVDGGMTTLIVTHLMHFAREVADRVVVFDKGDIIETGLPDEIFTNPKTERTKLFLSRIINR; encoded by the coding sequence ATGATTACCGTAAAAAATCTGCATAAATCATACCACCACCATCATCTTTTTAAAGGCATAAGCCTCGATATAAAAAAAGGCGAGGTGGTTGCTTTTATAGGCCCTTCGGGAAGCGGGAAAAGCACATTTTTACGATGCGTAAACGGCCTTGAATATTTTCAAAAGGGTGAAGTGATTGTTGATGGAATTGAACTTCATTCGATTAACAGGATAAATCCGACAAAAGAAGATCTTGAAGCTATCCGCAAAATAAGATTGAAAGTCGGAATGGTCTTTCAACAGTTTAATCTGTTCCCTCATATGACTGTTCTTGAAAATATTATCGAGGCTCCGGTAAGGGTTTTGGGTGCTGACAAAAATACAGCCTCTGAAAACGCGTTAACTCTATTACGCCGTATAAATCTTGAAAATAAGGTAAATTGTCATCCTGAAGACCTCTCGGGAGGGGAGCAACAGCGGGTTGCTATTGTCCGAGCTCTCGCGATGAAACCTGAAGCGATGCTTTTTGATGAGCCGACTTCTTCCCTTGACCCGGAGATGGTAGGCGAGGTTCTTTCCGTTATTAAAGATCTGGTCGATGGGGGAATGACAACTTTGATCGTAACCCATTTGATGCATTTTGCCCGCGAAGTGGCTGACCGTGTGGTTGTTTTTGATAAAGGCGATATTATCGAAACAGGCCTGCCCGATGAGATCTTTACAAATCCTAAAACCGAGCGTACAAAATTATTCCTGAGCAGGATAATAAACAGGTAA
- a CDS encoding PhoH family protein, with amino-acid sequence MKKTFVIDTNVLIHNPDALTSFADNDVVLPITVIEELDRFKSSSDERGRNARIVTRFLDSLRSGAKLSEGVPLENGGRLRIELNYESDLPSGMNHAASDNKILMTALKLQKKGEKVFFVTKDINARIKADALGIEARDFEKQKVNIEELYSGWKEILVPKEKVDSFYLKKELALKDTDLNNNQFVLLKSNENPDKTALGKYLKRFNKIVPLFHQKTNVWGIRPLNMQQQFAVELLLCEEIKLVTLVGTAGTGKTLLAIAAGLHKTFNENKYNKILISRPIIPLGKDIGFLPGDKEAKLSHWMQPIFDNLEYLMYMNKNTDETYESITKSSRMELEAVTYIRGRTLPNQFFIVDEAQNLTPHEVKTIISRAGENTKVILTGDPYQIDNPYLDSNSNGLTYVAERFKGEELFGHITLEKSERSHLSSLAVNLL; translated from the coding sequence TTGAAAAAAACCTTTGTGATCGATACCAATGTCCTGATACATAATCCCGACGCATTGACGTCTTTCGCGGACAACGACGTTGTGCTCCCAATTACCGTCATAGAGGAGCTGGATAGGTTTAAAAGTTCCTCGGATGAACGCGGCAGGAACGCGAGAATCGTTACAAGGTTTTTGGACAGCCTGCGAAGCGGAGCTAAACTCAGCGAAGGCGTGCCTTTAGAAAATGGAGGAAGACTTAGAATAGAATTGAATTATGAATCCGACCTGCCGTCGGGAATGAACCATGCGGCCTCCGACAATAAGATTTTAATGACAGCCCTGAAACTGCAGAAAAAAGGCGAAAAAGTATTTTTTGTGACCAAGGACATAAATGCGAGAATCAAAGCGGATGCATTGGGAATAGAAGCGCGGGATTTTGAAAAACAAAAGGTCAATATTGAAGAATTGTATTCCGGCTGGAAAGAAATTTTAGTCCCCAAAGAAAAAGTGGACAGTTTCTATTTAAAAAAAGAACTTGCCTTAAAAGACACTGACCTCAACAATAATCAATTCGTTCTTTTAAAAAGTAATGAAAATCCGGATAAAACTGCCCTCGGAAAATATTTAAAGAGGTTTAATAAAATAGTGCCTCTATTCCATCAAAAAACAAACGTATGGGGAATAAGGCCCCTTAATATGCAGCAGCAATTCGCGGTTGAGCTTTTGCTCTGCGAGGAAATCAAACTTGTGACCCTCGTCGGCACCGCGGGCACGGGAAAAACGCTTCTTGCGATTGCCGCCGGGCTCCATAAAACATTCAATGAAAACAAATATAACAAAATTTTAATATCCCGGCCGATTATCCCGCTTGGGAAAGATATAGGTTTTCTTCCCGGAGATAAAGAAGCAAAACTCTCGCATTGGATGCAGCCTATATTCGACAACCTGGAATATCTGATGTATATGAATAAAAACACGGATGAAACTTATGAGTCCATCACTAAATCCAGCAGGATGGAACTCGAGGCCGTAACTTATATACGCGGAAGGACGCTTCCTAACCAGTTTTTTATTGTTGATGAGGCGCAAAACTTAACCCCGCATGAGGTAAAAACCATCATAAGCCGGGCGGGAGAAAACACGAAAGTAATCCTCACGGGGGACCCTTATCAAATCGACAACCCTTACCTCGACTCAAACAGCAACGGGTTAACATACGTCGCGGAACGTTTCAAGGGTGAAGAACTATTCGGGCATATCACGCTTGAAAAAAGCGAGAGAAGCCATTTGTCCTCGCTCGCGGTGAATTTGTTATAG